From Thermoflavifilum aggregans, a single genomic window includes:
- the cas2 gene encoding CRISPR-associated endonuclease Cas2, whose amino-acid sequence MWILVFFDLPTETKKDRKNYAIFRKLMLADGFQMFQFSMYIRHCSSRENMEVHLQRVKKILPPKGHIGIMAITDKQFGQIEVFYGREQVNAPSTIQQLELF is encoded by the coding sequence ATGTGGATTCTTGTTTTTTTCGATCTACCTACTGAAACTAAAAAGGACAGGAAAAATTACGCCATCTTTCGGAAACTCATGCTGGCCGATGGATTTCAGATGTTTCAGTTCAGCATGTACATCCGACATTGCAGCAGCCGGGAAAATATGGAAGTGCACCTGCAGCGGGTGAAAAAAATCCTGCCACCTAAAGGTCATATAGGCATCATGGCAATTACCGACAAACAATTTGGTCAGATAGAAGTATTTTATGGCAGAGAGCAGGTAAATGCCCCTTCCACCATACAACAGTTAGAGCTGTTTTGA